Proteins encoded together in one Cicer arietinum cultivar CDC Frontier isolate Library 1 chromosome 4, Cicar.CDCFrontier_v2.0, whole genome shotgun sequence window:
- the LOC101489739 gene encoding 11 kDa late embryogenesis abundant protein-like — protein sequence MQAAKKAVETIKETAANIGASAKSGLEKTKATVQEKSERMSARDPMQKQMATEKKEERINHAEMGKQEAREHNAATKMSANAGHVTGGQQYTASGPATETAAAGYSTSGTYGSGQQLATDHNMSTMPAHGHGIGYGLGREKDMLGSHPIETNTGMDTTAAHNIHAGETVPGSGPHHY from the exons ATGCAGGCAGCAAAGAAAGCAGTTGAGACCATTAAGGAAACCGCAGCCAACATTGGCGCCTCTGCCAAATCTGGCTTGGAGAAGACCAAAGCTACCGTTCAGGAGAAG AGTGAGAGGATGAGTGCACGTGACCCAATGCAGAAGCAAATGGCAACGGAGAAGAAAGAGGAGAGGATCAACCATGCAGAGATGGGGAAACAGGAGGCACGTGAGCATAATGCTGCGACCAAAATGTCTGCAAATGCTGGTCACGTGACGGGGGGCCAACAATACACCGCAAGTGGGCCCGCCACTGAGACTGCCGCTGCTGGATACTCCACAAGTGGTACGTATGGATCCGGACAACAATTGGCCACTGACCATAATATGTCAACAATGCCTGCCCATGGACATGGGATTGGGTATGGGCTTGGACGTGAAAAAGATATGTTGGGCTCACACCCAATTGAGACCAATACTGGAATGGATACGACCGCGGCCCATAATATCCACGCGGGTGAAACTGTCCCTGGGAGTGGACCTCATCATTATTAG